The genomic window CTACCTGGTTAAAGCAAATAGGATTACAGCATATGTTAGGTAAAAGCCATCTGAAATATACTAATGCTTATTTAAAAGCTTGCAGAGACAGTCACCTGCACCACCACACATGGGAAGTTCCATAGTCCTTTAGGTccatagccacacacacacaaaatgtatgattcagccacatttggaatactgcatATACTGTAGTTGTAATTGCTCCATTTCAAGTGGATACTGTATTGTTAGGCCTTCATATCCAGAAACAGGAGATACAGCACTTAAAGGAGTACCGATGGTGTGCCAAGTTACAAAAGGAAGTGTATTAGCCAGTATTGCCTCACTATCATAATTGTtaattttgaaaaacaggaaTGAGGCTACATTAATAACTGCTAAATTTATCAAATAAGTAATTGTAGCTTTGGAAAACATCTTGCATCAGTCATCATTCTTATTAATTTCCAGTTAAGAGTTGCTTTTTAAATAGGGCATCGCAGGCTGCAATGTTCACTTACAAAAGAGAACTCACAACTCAACTATGCATCCCAGAGTGATGTTTCCAGAATGACGTGATTTTTCACAATCAAGTTTTTaggctattaaataaataaaaattaatgataCATTACATTTTTAAACATAAGAGATACCCAGACGGCTTTCCTGGATTTCTATTGTGGATATCACCAAAGCTTCTGGAATGACACcatagagcagtggtggccaaactcagccctccccagatgttttgggactacaattcccatcatccctgaccactggttctgttagctagggatgatgggagttgtagtcccaaaacatatggagggccgaatttggccaccactgccataGAGCCAAACTTTTGCCTTATAATAGACTGGAGGCTACATGTATTACTACTTGGAAAAATCAGGGCTTCCAGGTAAACATGCACAAAGCCATTCTACCACCGTGAACATACTCACAtcgaagcaaatcccactgaaataaacTGGAACTGCGAAGTACATTTATTTCAGATACTATACAAACTCAGCAGGGCTAAATTCCAAATAATGTAATTTAGCGCTAAGTAATGATACTGCCGGCAGATCCTCACGTAGCGAGGCCAGAGAGAGAGCGGCAACCGGTCAGAACCGACGGCGCCGGGCTGCGCTGCCGTCGAAGGCGCGTGGGCGTTTTGTGCGAGGCGCGGGATGTGGGCTCTGGGCAGGAGGGAGCTTTCACTCGTGAGGGGACCGAGGCAGGTGTCAGCCGTGAGAAAGGGGCCTTCCTGGATAACcgagagccgccgccgccgccgccctgcgCACGAAGCGCAAGGCAAGCCGCGCTTCGCTACCTGCTGCGATGCGGCAAGCGAGAACTCCCGGGCGCTGGCGCAGGTGAGGcggaggcggcgggggggggggacgaggcCGTCCGCCGCGAGGAGCgcagggaagaggagagagtCCCGCAGCTCCCCGGCCTCCCCTACCTGAGCCTCTGCTGCTCCGCTCGGGCTGATGGAGCCCCAACGCGCCAACCTCATTGCGGTCCTGGGCAGGACATGCCCGCgctccgctccttcctcctccgtcgtcctccccgccccccaggacGGGAATCTCCTCGCCCACTCACCACTTCCGGGAAACCGGCACGGACGGCAACGCTTCCGGGTCAAAGTTCGAAGGACAAAGGTTTCCAACGAGCGCCTCGACAGGGAGCGCCTATCAGTGTGCAGCAGGCGCGGCAGAAGGAAACTCCGCGAGAACAGACGAGGTTTCGCACACGCACATGCGCAGGGCGGGAAGGCCGCAGCCGCTCTTCCATCGCGCAGCGAGGCAGGCTGTGCTTTGGTCTCTATGCGAAGGGCGGAACTTGCTCGGCCGAAGCTGaggaaggaggtggaggagaagcGCCCCGCCCCGCGGAAGCTCGTCGGGTGAGAAGGAAGCGACGTGGGAAGCTGCCTCGTTCCCAGCCAGACCCCTGGGCTGCCACCGCGGGGGCCTCTGGCTGGATGTGGGAGGAGAAGTCCCCAGGCTGCTCTTGCTGGGTCGCCTCCGCCGCCAGTGACCCCCGAAGTGGTTGGGACACACTTGCGGGCGGGCGCAGCTACGTCAGCATTTGACTTCTgtattggttacaggtgggtagccgtgttggtctgccatagtcgaaacaaaataggaaattctttccagtagcaccttagagaccaactgagtttgttcctggtatgagctttcgtgtgcatgcacacttcttcagatacactgaaacagaagtcaccagatccttaaatatagtgagtaatacccctccccactccctcactatatttaaggatctggtgacttctgtttcagtgtatctgaagaagtgtgcatgcacacgaaagctcataccaggaacaaactcagttggtctctaaggtgctactggaaagaattctgtATTGGTGTCTGCGACGTGCTCCTCCCACATTTTAAAACTGTAAAGATATTTCAGCATTGTTCTCTAGTGAACCTGGAAATACGGCCTATGCAGACGGTGAGATACTTCTTTCTATCGTTTTTCTTGTGtgtctcccaccagaggtcaaagagataaacaactacagtacctgacttttagaaaatacctgaaggcagccctgtttagggaagttttaaatctgtgatattttaatgtatttcagtatttgttggaagccgctcagagtggctggggagacccagccagatgggcggggtacaaataaattcttGCTCTCTCCTTTTTCGGCCACTACATTGCAGTCATCtagctggtccatggggtcacaaagagtcggacacgactgaacaacaacaacagctggatcagaccactgaCCCCTCAAGTCCAGCATCTGTTATCAGTGGCTAACGCTGTGGAAGAATGTCCACACAGGAGATGAGAGCAACAGCTCTCTctttcctcacttgtgattcacagctagagatgtaaaatttccggaaattttgacgctcggaaaaaaaccctggtttccccccggaaaaaaatgaaaaattctggaaaaattgaaaaaatgctacattagctcttcttttttcttttccagattgaaagtcattctgttactttagaaacataaaatataactatggacaattttaatgggcataaaattatcacaactagcatattaaaaatatagtgtatccaaacaattattacaaacagactttacttttaaaataatatttatttgtatttgtaacaaatggagcaacaatctcctgaactgtttactagtttatgtagaacaaaaaaactccacaatttttttaaaaaatccagaagtaacaattagtcatatttcctctccacggtattttaaaaaacattctcataaagaTAACTGAAGAAGTGGGAccaaatttcaatgaatgggcattaagtttaatcagaatcattttctgagccgtaattaagtatatactttcaggccctttttgttgctctatattttcttccagtgctttgaggcctagtgaagaggagcagaaccaatgcatacaacacacatgcaaaaacaaaatggaaacctttttcttttctggtgacaacagcaccccctaaaggaagaaatgtatcttgttcttgcattggagagttcagtttgtaacctaggatttgcttgtcctcacagaaattagaataatctgataccatgcatattttttttagaaatgatttataaaatatttgaaccccttatcttaaaatattttattcatcatgttaaaataacataatctattttttattttttcaatattTCTGGGAAagacaaaaaaggcttcaggggaaaaaaaacccgtTTTTCCCCAGTTTTtccccaggccttcacatctctagtcacAGCAACTAGCATTAAGAGACAAATGGCATCTTACTGTGGGGATAGAACATTTCCATTATGGCTccgtgaatttatctaatcctcttttaaagccatcagatTTGGTGGTCAGCACTATGTCTTGCAggaatgaattccatagtttagttgtgcactgtgtgaagaagtacttttttgcCTCtcttcccaacattcagcttcataggGTAACCCTGAGTTATGAGAAGAGAAAAACTTCCTAAATCCCTCCACAGCTATTACCACATCATGCATagatggcatacaaataaaatgatgtatgtatcATCTTTCCATTTTTCTAAACTATAGAGCCCCAAATGAAACTTTTGCTTCTGTCTACTACGATTGTTGTGTAATAAAACTgagattttaattcattttaaatgtAGAGCTATGTGGCTAATTCAAGGAAAAGCAGGAATAAGGTGGGAGTTGTACTATTTGAAAACAAGcttgccattttctttctttttgtagtgAAATACTCAAGATGTCTTCCAGCTCTACTTCCTGTTCTTCCCAGCTAACTGTGGCATCACAAGTTCCTTTTGAAGATCTCTGTTCGACTTTAGAAcgaatacaaaaatgcaaatcccGACCTGAGAAAACCAAGAATTTCAAGGAGTTTTTAGATTCTTGGAGGAAATATCATGATGCTCTTCATAAAAATGAGAAAGATGTAACAGATTCTTTTTATCCAGCAATGAGGCTTATTCTTCCACAGTTGGAAAGAGAGAGGATGGCTTATGGAATTAAAGAAACCATGCTTGCTAAATTCTATATTGAACTGTTAAATTTACCCAAAGATGGAAAAGATGCTTTAAAACTCTTAAATTATCGAACACCTACTGGCTCACggggagatgctggagattttgCTATGATTGCCTATTTTGTGTTGAAACAAAGATGTCCCAGGAAAGGTCAACTGACCATAAAACAAGTGAACGATATTTTAGATTCCATTTCTAATAATAATGCTGCCAAAAGGAGGGATCTGGTCAAGAAGAGCCTTCTTCAGTTAATAACTCAGAGTTCAGCACTTGAACAGAAATGGTTGATCAGGATGATCATAAAAGATTTGAAACTTGGTGTCAGCCAGCAAACCTTACTTTCCATCTTTCATCCTGATGCTGCAGAGTTGCACAGTGTTACAACTGATTTGGAGAAAGTCTGTAGACAGTTACACAATCCTTCTGTATTTCTTAGTGATGTTTCTATTACATTATTTTCTGCCTTTAAACCGATGCTTGCTGCTATTGCTAATGTACAACAGAttgaaaaacaaatgaaccaCCAGAGTTTCTACATAGAAACCAAATTAGACGGTGAGCGAATGCAGATGCACAAAGATGGAGATGTTTACAAGTATTTTTCCCGAAATGGGTATGATTATACTCAGCAGTTTGGAGCTTCTCCCTTGGAAGGTTCATTGACTCCATATATTCATAATATCTTTAACAATAATATTCAGAACTGCATTCTGGATGGTGAAATGATGGCCTACAATCCCACCACACAGAACTTTGTACAGAAGGGTAGCAAATTTGACATCAAAAAGATGTCAGATGATTCAGAATTACAGACATGCTTCtgtgtgtttgatgttttaatgattAATAACCAAAAATTGGGTCATGAGATGTTGAGCAAAAGATATGAGATGCTGAATAAGATATTTACACCAATAGAAGGTCGTTTGCAGTTTGTTCCTAAAAATCAAGCTAACACTCAGAAAGAAGTAATAGATTCTCTAAATGAAGCAATAGATCACAGAGAAGAAGGAATTGTGGTTAAAGATCCCATGTCAATTTACAAGCCGGACAAACGTGGGGAAGGATGGTTCAAGATCAAACCAGAGTATGTTAGTGGGCTAATGGATGAACTAGACCTTTTAATTGTTGGGGGCTACTGGGGAAAAGGTCTTCGTGGTGGCATGATGTcacattttttatgtgctgttgcTGAGACTCCTCCACCTGGCGAAAAACCATCAGTGTTCCACTCCATTTGTCGTGTTGGTTCTGGTTACACTATGGAAGAACTTCGTGATCTTGGCTTGAAATTAGCCAAATATTGGAAACCTTATCGTAAAAGAGACCCTCCTTTTAATATCTTGTGTGGAACTGAGAAGCCTGAAGTCTATATTGAGCCTTGTAATTCAGTCATCGTCCAAATTAAAGCAGCTGAGATTGTGAGCAGTGATATGTACAAAACTGATTATACATTACGTTTCCCTCGTATTGAGAGGATAAGAGAAGATAAAGAATGGCATGATTGTATGACTCTTGACATTCTAGAGCAACTCAGACGTAAAGCTTGTGGAAAGCTAGCGACTAAGCACTTTGATATAGATAATGATGAGCCACAAGGAAAGAAACGTAAAACTGTgcccaagattaaaaaaaaaattggtttaatGGATCATTTTAAAGCTCCTGATCTTTCAAATGTAAACCAGATTTCCAGTATATTTGAAGATGTTGAGTTTTGTGTTATGACAGGGAcacaaaaatattcaaaatatcaGCTGGAAAGTAAAATAGCGGAATTTGGCGGCAGCATAGTCCAGAATCCTGGCCTGGACACCTATTGTGTGATTGCAGGAATTGAGAATGTCAGAgtgaaaaatattatttcttcTGACAAGTATGATGTTGTGAGAGCGGAGTGGCTTTTACAGTGCtttcagtccaaaacatttgTACCCTGGCAGCTTGATTTCATGATTCACATGTCtccagaaacaaaacaacattttgcCTGTGAATATGACTGCTATGGTGATAGTTACACAGGTGATACTGATATTGCCAAACTAAAGGAGGTGTTCTCAAGAATGAATAACTTTCAGGCAGAGATCTCTCAGGATGCGGTTGCTGACATAGAAGCACGTTATTCATGGGAAAGCTCTCCGCTAAGTATGTTCAGGCAGCACACGATTTACCTGGCTCTTCCTGATGAATTGAGTAATTCAGGTGCTaggattaaacaaacaaaactattAACTGCAGCACTGATACTTCGATTTCATGGAGCAAAAGTGGTTCAACAGCTTGAAGAGGGTGTGTCCCATGTAATCAGTGGAGATCATGCTCATTTGAAGGAGATAAAGACAGTGAGAAGAACATTCAAAAGGAAGTTTAAAATTTTGTCTGAGCAGTGGGTAAAGGATTCTATAAAGACTGGCAAGTTACAAAATGAAAAGTTTTACTTAATTTAAATCATTTCATTTAATAGGAAATTATTTACTTTTGTTAACTTCATTTATCTATTTAAAGCATTCTGCCAGGCTCTTTTTAATACTTCACTTCATTTTGAAGTTTGTAGATAAAGTTTCACAAGTATGAACATGAAAGAAAAGCTTTCGGGTATAGTGCTGAGAGttaggttattttaaaaaaaacccaccccacccccattttattgAGCTGTTGCTAGCACATTTATATAGCTGCTTTGGTCAAATATTTGTTAAACATAATAACCCAACTTGCAAATGAGTTAAACTGGAGAAAGTGGACCTGAAGTAATTTAGTCTAATTAAACCCAATAGGACTATAAACCAAGCAAGTGTAACCACCTCCAGTCCTGTGGacctagtccaggcttcctcaacctcggcccttcagatgtttttggcctacatttcccatgatccctagctagcaggaccagtggtgttggaaattgtagtctcaaaacatctggagggctgagattgAGGAAGCCCGATCTAGTTAGTCCCTGTGCTGGGCTCTGTAGAGCTCTGCTGGCACAGCTACCAGTGAGGACACAGGCGTCTCCACTGTGGCTTGTCCCACAAAGGTATTTTTAGACTTCAGTCCTACAGAGGTGGTACAGACGGTGTTTGAACTGCCTTCTCCAGCTCTGCTCTTCCTGGCAGGAAAGAAATGAGGGTGGATATGTAATCTTGCACTCCTGTCCTTTTACCAGATGTTTTTATAAATAACTATTTTCCTCCAACTGGGAAAAAACTTTGGGGGAAACTGGGGGAGAGATTCACAGCAGCTTGGGGCCCTTACCAATGTTCAAAAGCTGTTAATGTTTCCATAACTGTTGTGTGGTGAATCTGACATTTTATTTCTCCATCATCGATGGAGGGGGAGCTCTGATGTTTCCTCGGACTCTTGGGATATATTCCTGGGGTCATGGGATTGCAGTTTGCGGATTATAATATGAATTTAAAAgtctaaaaaaattaaatccaggCATTCATCCTTTGAAAGAAAGCTCTGTAAATaactatacaaataaaatacttttttaaaaacgacTGCTTCTGATTTTGAAATCAGAAAGACTTGCTGAGAGTAATTTCTGATGTATTTCAAGTATACTAAGAACACTTTTTGATATATTTTGAACTCTGACAATACTAACGTTGAAGAGTCTTTGTTatccaaacattttaaaattttctaCTAGGTGACATAATCACTCATTA from Lacerta agilis isolate rLacAgi1 chromosome 1, rLacAgi1.pri, whole genome shotgun sequence includes these protein-coding regions:
- the LIG4 gene encoding DNA ligase 4, encoding MSSSSTSCSSQLTVASQVPFEDLCSTLERIQKCKSRPEKTKNFKEFLDSWRKYHDALHKNEKDVTDSFYPAMRLILPQLERERMAYGIKETMLAKFYIELLNLPKDGKDALKLLNYRTPTGSRGDAGDFAMIAYFVLKQRCPRKGQLTIKQVNDILDSISNNNAAKRRDLVKKSLLQLITQSSALEQKWLIRMIIKDLKLGVSQQTLLSIFHPDAAELHSVTTDLEKVCRQLHNPSVFLSDVSITLFSAFKPMLAAIANVQQIEKQMNHQSFYIETKLDGERMQMHKDGDVYKYFSRNGYDYTQQFGASPLEGSLTPYIHNIFNNNIQNCILDGEMMAYNPTTQNFVQKGSKFDIKKMSDDSELQTCFCVFDVLMINNQKLGHEMLSKRYEMLNKIFTPIEGRLQFVPKNQANTQKEVIDSLNEAIDHREEGIVVKDPMSIYKPDKRGEGWFKIKPEYVSGLMDELDLLIVGGYWGKGLRGGMMSHFLCAVAETPPPGEKPSVFHSICRVGSGYTMEELRDLGLKLAKYWKPYRKRDPPFNILCGTEKPEVYIEPCNSVIVQIKAAEIVSSDMYKTDYTLRFPRIERIREDKEWHDCMTLDILEQLRRKACGKLATKHFDIDNDEPQGKKRKTVPKIKKKIGLMDHFKAPDLSNVNQISSIFEDVEFCVMTGTQKYSKYQLESKIAEFGGSIVQNPGLDTYCVIAGIENVRVKNIISSDKYDVVRAEWLLQCFQSKTFVPWQLDFMIHMSPETKQHFACEYDCYGDSYTGDTDIAKLKEVFSRMNNFQAEISQDAVADIEARYSWESSPLSMFRQHTIYLALPDELSNSGARIKQTKLLTAALILRFHGAKVVQQLEEGVSHVISGDHAHLKEIKTVRRTFKRKFKILSEQWVKDSIKTGKLQNEKFYLI